In the genome of Brachypodium distachyon strain Bd21 chromosome 3, Brachypodium_distachyon_v3.0, whole genome shotgun sequence, the window AAGAGATAGATTGCCTAGGCTATATGGATAAGGAACAGAACCTAACCGCCAAGGTGAAGTCagtcaaagaaaagaaaaataatgcaagaaaaataatatccAGGTGATACATCAGAAGCAAGGAACGTTCCCTGTTTTCATGACCACGTTGCACGTCGAGTAGATcgacgcagcagcagcttgcaCTGCCCACTCGCTCTCAGAAATCTCCGGGCTCTTCAGCTTCCTGAACCGACAGAATAGCAATTATTCAGCAAGGAAAAAATCGTctcaaaaacacaaaattcagtaaaacaaaaaaactggAGCAATGGTAAAGTGAACCATATTGGGTTTATTGTAAAATTCAGAAATTCACTGATTAGTTTCCTATTTCATTACTTCCTTTTGCTTAGTTCCAGAAATCAACACAAGGGTTTGCACATGAATCCAGAAGGGGCAAATCATTATGGTCAAATGTGATGATGAACTAACCATAATTCAGCAATTGGTCCTGGTCCTAGTGATGGAGCATCACACGTCATGTGCTGTAGACCTTTATCGCAATTTGATAGCATTGCTTGCACTTCCTTCAACCGATTTTCCTGCGACAAGTAATTGGCATGATTAGGAAGGCTTTTGTTCAAAAACTTTGAATGCATAACTTGCTAATTGTTATGCAAGGCTGATATTATCAAAAATGAAATTAAGCTTAGATCTGAAGATCATATGCTATCAAAATCAATGAAAAGGAACTTGGTAATCAAGAACAACAGCTGAGAACAAGTAATGATTCAATGAGAAAGAACTTAGAAATCAAGAACACCAAAGGAGAACAAATGGTCACAAAATAATAGTATAAACAAACTAACCAAGTCCCTCCCCTCTTCCTGCAGTGTTCTGTCCATCTGAACAAAAAGAGACCTCCAGCGAGCAACATGTGCCTCTGAAACTTTGTTTCCAGTGGATCCAGCTTCAGAAGACTGTGCAGTGCATGCTTCGTTCTCAGGAAATTCTGTTGATATCAGGTACGGCAGTTCAGTTTGAAGAGCATTCCGAACTCTCTTTCTACTGCGCTTCAAAGCTAAAAGAATAAAGACAGCAAAAGTAAGTGGCATGCTTCATAGATGACAAGTTTGAATTATGTTTTAAGTTTTTTAATACAGAATCTTTACCAGCAAGGCGCCCTCTGAAGTCCTGCTGCAGTAGCTCCAACCACTGGAAGGCAACACCAGCCGCTGGTCattgaaagaaaagaaaactgtCAGATGGCAATATTGCTATAAATAGTTAGTGCAGTGCTCACAGAATTTATGATTAGTGAGCAAAGCAATCGAGCATACCCTTCACCGATAACATAGTCATGCAATCTTGCTTAGATTCAAGATCATCAGCTGACATACTGCAAGTTCTATCTGAAGCCACAGTGACTGTTGATGAGAGTTGCAATTTCATATTGCGACCATCCTCTGGGAGGTATTTTGATGTTGTAGGCAACCCTCGGTGAAACATTGTATTATTACCATCCATCATGAAGTGGCATTTCATCAAACTACCCATATTCTGGTCCTGAATTCTTTCACTAACTTCTTTCCCTCTTTCACCTGTTTGACAAGCAAAAACAGGCTGGCTCGCATTCTCGAGCTTCTCAGAGCGTACCATGGCCTTTATTATGGAATAAACTTGTTTGCTATTTCTGACATGGTTTATGATTCCAGGGTTTAGCCCAGATAATAGGCCACTAGGAGCAGCAACCTTCATGAACTTAGTTTGTTCATTCTGGGTAAAATTGCTCCTCTTGGGTTCATCATCTCTTTTTCTCTTGGGGGGTCGACCACGTGGCTTAGGTACCACTGCAGCTCCATGAGATGAGGAGAGGAATCCattcttcttcatttcttcCCACTTTCTATATGACTCAGTTCCTCCAGTAGCACCGGTTGTACTACCACATTCTGATGGGCCACTAACTTTTGACTGCCCCAGGTTCTTGTAAGGAAAGAACGGATTAAGCTCTGCTGCATCCGAAGAATTCACTATGTTCAGATCCAACCCAAGGGGTGCAGCATCACTCATCCTATTTTCATCAGGCCTAGATTGCAAGCCTGTACTGCTGTTTTCTTTGCCACATGCCAAAGGATCGGTGCCATTCGAATTTCCCGCCAACACTGTATCCAAAGCACAGCACAAGGTGAGGTCAGAAGCTTCTGACTGAAGAGGCGTGCAAGTCCGTGGCAATGAAGAGACACCATCTTCAGATTTTATGGTGTCTTCAGTACTATGTTGAGGTATATCCTTGCCACATGGATGTAAACATCCTTTTACTTGATCTGAAGATTCCAAAATCCCCATCCTTGGGTCTACATAATAGGAGCAATAAGCAAGAGTGAGATTAAGGTACGAATAAAATTAAGTAACCAGACACAGGAAAGAAACGAGCACATTGTTTCCATATGGAAATCCAGTTCAGACAAATCATGGCATGGGCACAACAGCATTCCAATGATGTGAGTGAAGACTACAGATTTCAATCCTGTACAACTAGAGTGGCACTATAGTGGTGAATACTAAATAGCGACTTGTGCTTGTGTTCACATTTTATCTAGCTGCGAGAGAGCATACGGTCGCATTTGATAAAAAAGAGCAGTGCTTTAAGACAGCCCTACTCTCTGAGAAAACAATGCGAGACTCGAATGAATTCTCAACATTCCTTagtacaaaaacagaaaatcaaTTGTCAACAATGATGCTCTCTGGAGTACATCACTAGCGCATTTCATATAAACATGTGTTACCACTGAAAGGTGCTATGTTTATTATGTGCAATCATCCCTCAGAAGAAGCCACCTAAAGAAAATGATGAGCTATAACTACAAGAAAAGGGTTACGAAAACTACATGTGCTCACAGAATAAGATCTGCAGCAGAACATGATATTCTACCATGCCATCTCAATTTTCCATTTCCATCGGCGAATGCGCAGCTTCCTATTGAGGACTCAAAAACAAGGACAACCAGAGAATTCACTGCTTTTCCTAGCACATCAAACCAATTGCCGAAAAGAACGCTCTAGAGGTTGCCTAGTTGGCCCATTTAACACATCTGGATGGATAAGAGCAGGCGCAAAGTTCGTCAGTCAAAACCGTCCCTGAAAAGAAGGGGCATGTGCGCAGTCACACGACGCTCAGATCTGCTGCGAAACAATTAAGCACACTGCGCCAGATCGAATTCCGGCGAATCAAGGACTGCTAACTAAGGAACAATTCAAGGATGAAACGAGGCTACGCCACGATTCCAGTCCAGCACGGGCTAGAAGCACGGAGCCAGCATAGATCGGGACCGAGCAGGCCAAAATGAGAAAGAACCCCACCTCCCGACCCGTCCACGTGCCGCGACCCCTGCCCGCACGCCTCATCCACAACAGCGCCGTCGACGCTCCCGCCCAATGCCTGCAAAGGACGCGCACCACGAGGTCAGAACCTACCATCCTCAACCACAGCTGCTCAAAACCAAACCGGAGAACCAGACGCAGAGAGACAACCCGACCCAAACCCAcctcggcgagcggcggcggcggcgggggggacGCGCTTCCCGATCCGGGAGGGCCCATGGGGGGCGAGCACGGAGATGGGCGGCCGAAGGAGGAGGGATCTGGAGTCCCTGCCCCCCGGACggcggggaggggaggagggagtcgagctagggtttggggtGGAATGGAGCGGAttgggggagaggaggagacgcGAAGCTTTGCGTGATTTCGAAAATGGAAGAGAGGAGACGAGATGCGTGTGAGGGGTGGGTGGGTAAAGGGAGGGGGGGTTTTATACGGGTTCTGGGTTTTTTGAATTCGAGCGGTGGTGGGCGCGGTCCCGATTACCAAAAGGCGATATCTACGAGCCAATAGAATAGCCGCATTCTTTGATTACCCAGCAGGCAGGAGCGAGCCCACCGCCGATTTGAGACGGCGCGGGGTTTGAATTTCGGAAAAGAGGATCGAGAGTTCTTTTTGGTGGGGGGTTTTGAATTTCCAGGGGGGAGGTGGATGAAGAGTTGTGGGGATTTGAATTTCGCGGCGGCAGGACGGAGGTCGGTTGGTTGCTCGTGGCACGAATCGGGGTGTGGTGGTTGGAATTCATCGGGTGATTTGGATTACAATTTTACAAGGGGGTGGGTGGAGAGCCGTGGGGATTCGAGTTTTGCGCGGGAACGGTGGAGGTCGGTTGCTCGTGGCGCGAATCGGAGCGTGACCGTTTTGGAGTTTGTTGGGGGATTTGGATTACAGGAGGGCGGGTGGAGAGTCATGGggattttgaattttgtgGGGAACCGGCGGAGGTTGGTCACTCGTGGCGCGAATCGGAGAATGACCGTTGAAGTTCGTTGGGGGGATTTGAAAATTTTAGGAGGGTGGGTGGAAAGcgcggggggaggggggggttGAGTTTTTGGTGGGTGCGGCCGATGGAGGTTGGTTGCTCGTGGCGCGGATCGAAGTGTAGCCGAATTGGGGAATTCTCGCTCAATGTGTTGGTGGCAAGGGAGTTTGAGGGTTTCAACTTTGAGCAAGGACGGAATGGGTTGGCGGCTCGTGGCGCAAACCTGAGTGTGTGCAGTAGTTGGTAACTCCCACGAAATGTGTGGTGTGAGACAGAGGTTGAGAAGGAGAGTTGGCACGGCCCGCCCATGGTTGGGACTCGAGAAAAAGGAGTTAGAATTTGGTACGTTCATACGTGAAGTATGTTCCATTCGCGTGTTTTGTAGAATGGGTAGTGAAATTTATTGTGTTTCCATTGAAGTTAGTTCGCGCTATGAAATTATCTGCTTCGGTGCTAGGATACATTGTGTTAATTATGCACCATATGGAATGTTAGGATGGTATGACTCACATATAAAATTATAAATTACTAGTGACCGTGTCAAGAGCCGGCAATCAAAGTTTGTTTAGGGCCAGAAACATAACATGACAATTAACCTTTACCTCAAAGTCTAGTGCAGCTCGACTTGCtgcacacaaaaaagaaagaaaaagaaaagtcaaTGCAATGTTGTGGAATGGAAGGAAGCAATGTGGAGAGCCAGTAATCTTGGCCATCGGGCCTGGTTTTTTCGGGTGAGGCACGTGAAAAAAACACAGCCCACGGAACGGCACGGCACAGGCCAAATTGTGCCGGGCCAGGCACGAAGACCACCTCGTGCCAGGCTTTTTCCTAAGATGCGGCCTGTGGGCTGGCACGAGCACGGCACAGGAATGAGCGCGCCACAGCACGATCCGCACGAAATCGCCCGGCACGGTACCGCACAAGAAAATCGTAACCACAAACACTAGGCACGGTTTGCTAATGAGCGGCACGAGAGCACGATCCGTTTTTTGGGCCGTCCGTGCAACCCAatcgtaaaaaaaattggacagCAACGATACGAAGGcgagtaaattacagaaaaccaccacattaggggctagggtttcacatAGGTACCAGTTTTCGTTTTAGTTGCAAAAAACCACCGGATTAGCGTAACCCCATGCTTGCTAGCGCCTAAGCCCGTTTCTGACAGATATGACCCACTGTCAGGCTAGCGTGTCCTGCCAGCTCGGTCTCCAGCGTGTTCTCCCTCTATTATTTACTTCTCCCCATCGAGCTGTCCCtgctcttctccggcgaggacgacaAACTCGAGGCGCCTCTACaacgcctcctcctctgcttcccgtgcaccgccgctgctgctccggcaCTCTGCCGCGTCTCCGCTCGTGCCACGGCTCGCCCCTGCTGCGACGCATTGCTGCTCCGCTTGGGCCGCCGCTCGCCCTTGCTGCTCGCCGCGCGGCTCTCCGGCGGCGTCGTCCATGGCCAGTGAGAGCCATCGACCTTCAGAtagggggagagagagcacagaggaagaagaaatagtTGCCACGATGAACGCCACGTTGGCCTGACTGGTGGACCCGTCTCGTTAAAAACGGGCCTAGATGCTAGGGAGGAAGGTGTTACGTTAACCCGGTGGGTTTTTTATAACTAAAACGAAAACTGATATGTAATTTACTCATACGAAGGCATGCAAGCGTGGCTGGtgccctcctctctctcctctcatCCGAAGCACGGACAGTGAAAAACAGCTATACGGACGAACCAGCCTCACTGTTGACCGTGCCTTTCTTGGGCCCGTCAGGCTTTCGTGCCGCTGGGCCAGACACGAATTCACCACGTACCGAGATTTTTTCTCAGATGAGGCCTGTGGGCCAAACCGGCACGGCACGGACCCAGTTCATGCCAACACATGCCATGCCGGGCCGCTGCCTCCTTGCGCTCGGGCCGTGCCGGGTCGGCCCGATGGCCAGCCAAGGAATGAACAAAaccttcctctcaaaaaaaaggatggaatccccttcaaaaaaaaaggaaggaatgAACCAAACCAACCACCTCGTTTGACGTTTCCCCCGGCGGCCGGCCCCCAACCCCTCGAGAAGCCCGACgccgcccgacgccgccggccagAGCTGACGCGCGCACCCGCCCTCTCTCCTCTCAGatcccgtctcctcctcctcctcctccgacgccgccgccgactccgaGTCTCCGACTCGCTCGAGCCCCCATTGGCGCGGGCGACCCTTTCCTGCGTGTCTCCTGCAATATTGGCAGGTAAGCCGTAGTATAGCAGTCTCTATCTACATCATCTCGTATCAATCCGCGTGAGAAAACACCGGAGGATCGCGAGTTTAGTTTTTCCACGGGAGCCCGTGGAGGCGATCCCTTCCAGAGGTCAGTGGGCTGGCGCCGAATGCAGGCTCCGGGCACCGCTGCCGTAGCCTCGCCCAAACCCGCAGGTGTCGTCGTTGACGTTCGCGGTGTGCTACTTGGTGGCGGTGACTTGGGCCGGAATCGCAATGCACGAGTTGTGGGGAAAATTTCATTGAGGGGAGGGCTTGGATTGGATGAGGGCCATGAGGCCATACCCATACCGGATCATGTGCGTTTTGGtttggttgttgttgctgctacGTACTGGGTCAGAGGGGCGTTGCATCAGCCGGTCGGTCTCCGTATAGCTGGCACGAGCAATGTGATTCGTATGCCTTTGTGTTGCTAACTGGTGCGCTGAATTAGTTGGAACTGGCGTCCGAGAAAAAATTCGTTGGAAATGGTACATTAGGCCCCAATATGTTAACAGTCCCCGAACTTGGATCCATAGCTGCTTTTGTACTTCTGAGGTTGTTTATCAAACCATGGAAGTAGAGAAACGCAGCTAGACATACAAGTTAGGGCCCAACACAAAGTCATCCCACGTTCCTGTTTAAGGGGTCCCATTATCTGAGTTCGCTTAAAACATTGCCCAAATATATAGATAAAATCAACATTAGGAGATAGCACGTGGTCGGATAACATGTCATATAGAACTTATCACCTCCATATTCCGGATCATCAACCAAAGAGGATGTTACTAATATCCACACTCGGATGTTACTAATATCCACACTTCAATTCTTCATATGATACAATTTTTTGGAACTCGTTAGACCAAAGTGAGCGCCTGCTACAAGTTGTTGCACCTCCAGTGCAATTTATTTGTCTTTATATCTAGTTGTTAATTTTTTCTGTCCTTTGTTTCACTTACATGCTTATTATTTGTAGTTGACTGGTCCTTTATTCTGCAGGACCTGCTTTGATATGTGACTAGCAAAATGTTTCCTCGGTgatatctagacatgatttggGTATTGTTCATAATGCAGTTGGCTTCACATGGTACTCAATCAGATGAAGCAACACAATTGGTCTCCCATTGTGATCAAGCGGAAGTGTCAGATTCACAGGAGATGCTTTCACAACCCAACACAGCAGGGAGCTCCACCGAGTATCTGGTCTCATGTGAAATCAAGCCCGTGATTGTTGAGGATGACAACGAAAATATCGATGCCAACGAAGAAACACATCTTGTCATTCAAGACTTTCCACAATGCCGGATTTGCCTTGATAATGAAGGTCCACACTATGACTTGAAGTACCTTTTGTAGATAATGCCTTAAAGGGATTTCATACATCTTGTCATATTTAGTTGAGTTTTTGTATGTGTTGTTGCATCTTGGTTGCAAGCAGGTGATGACTTAATCGCGCCATGCCATTGCAAGGGCACACAGAAGTATGTCCATAGGTCCTGTCTTGATAACTGGAGATCAACAAAGGTATGGATTCATGATCATTTTGTTCTTTGAATTGCACTTACTTGTAAATGCTCAACTACTCGACCATCCTAAAATCTACCCAAAACAGCAGACATGCTAGTAGCATTTGTTAATCATGAGTTTAGTCTCACTCTAACTAGTTTGTTTATTACACATCACGCAGGAAGGTTTTGCATTTTCACATTGCACTGAGTGTCGCGCAGCATTCTTACTTCGTGCAAATGTTCCTCCAGATCGGTGGTGGTTAAGACTGAAGTTCCAACTTCTGGTTGCTAGAGATCACACATTGATCTTTTTTATTGTGCAACTAGTAAGATGTTCACACCATTTATAGTCTAGTTCAATGAACTACTTTTCTTCAGTGATCTAACAATAGTTCGCACCAGACGTTCTGTTTCTAGATATGTTGTTGTCTatttttatgattttgatGATGTTATAATACACAGCCAAGTACACTAGTTATTACTACATTGGACCTCTTTGTGATTGCAATGCCAAACATGTGCTCTGTTTTGTCTTAGACATGTTAAGCTAATGTCATCCAGAAGCATATTCGCTGATAAGAggaaaataataatgggaAAACAAGTTGCTGTTAGTTTCTTTCTAAAGATTCTGATGAACTTACATGGATGTGTGTTGCTGAGATTGATAACATTTTCTTGCTTGTAGTTctgcaaaattttgttttggtaaATATAGAAATAAACATATCGCTATTTTTGTTTACTGCATCAGAAAAGGGCAGTATGCATCCTCAAAATGACCATTCAAATAATGCAATATGCACTGAGATTATATATCATTGTTTTTTATCTTACAaacttgattttctttttgcctgATAGGTTGTTGTTTTCTTGGGTATGCTGGTATACAGATTATATGGAGATGAACTGCGAGAAATGTTTGGTTATGAAGAGCATCCATATGCTTTTTATGCATTGGCAAGTAAGTTCCATTTTCATAATGAGGCCTACTGTCCTTTAAATGTTGCAGATTATCTTCTCTAtggttttaaaaaaattcttgaaTTGCCACTTATTTAAAAGCTTGATGAGAACTAGATAACTTATGCGGTTATGCCCAATTGCCCATTATTGTACTGGATCTCTTCTTATCTGTTCAATTATTCAATGCTGTCAATATGGTTTGGCATGTACTTATTTAAGAGTAGCCACTTCATTCTTTACAtctttcattttattttatagcCACTATTAAGTTGTATGGTGTTAAAATAAACTTATGCTGGCACAATCCCTATGTATTTCTTTATCTACTGTGAGGATATAAAGCATCATGATGTAGTTTATGATTGATATCAGTAACAGCTTTGGCCCTTTGAGTTGAAAAATAACCTACAATGTACTTCATATAGGGTGAGTAATGGTTATCTAAGTGCAGTCTGTGCTTTGGGCAAGCATGAAAAGACCTGTCATATGTATTTGTTTTCATAGTTCAGATGATCGTTTAGACTCTTAAATTGTAGAAAGACATAGTTGTTATAGAGAAGTTTAAATGCTCAATGGGAGCTACAGGAAAAGAACACAGCGCAGACTAGATGAGGATGTAGCGACACTTGTCTATCCTGCGTTGGCATTTAGCTTAGCATTTTTTATTGTACAAGTACTAACATGCATGATATATTCTTTATTCTTCATGGCTATCTATGTACAGGACATCTGAATATATTATGTGTGCTGTACATGAAGCACTTACAAAGATTTTGTCTTAATATTTTCAACAATTACTCAAACTGCAGTACTGGCTATTATTTTGGTTGGTTTGCTGTATGGATTCTTCATAGCTATAATATGTGGACAGAGGATCACTGAACGCCACTACCATGTTCTTGCAAAGCAAGAGTTAACCAAGGTTggtagaaaaaagaaaaaccgaaaCAAACCTGTTGATTAATCTTCCATTTCAAGAAGTGCACTTCTTTTTTGTAACTCTAGTAAATTGTCACTTCTGCCACCCAAGTACTATGAACAGTCCAATATGTTTGGAAATCTGAATGACAAAATAAGAATAGAGGATTCCAATTTGTTCCATATCTTTCACCTTTTACAATACAACAAGATGCAAtgcttttgcattttctcAAGAGAAACAAATGATTTTGGTTTCCTCTCTTGTCCTGTCAATCTAGCATGATCCCACTGGGGTAAGAGCATGGTGTTCCCATGCCACGGACAAAAAATGCTGTTTTTTGGTAGAGCTATGcgtcttctttttctttatccTGGCATAAAATAGCTTCTTAGCATTACAACTTTTGAAACTGTAGCTCCTTTTCTTAtgatttactccctccgtttctaaattcttgccTCATAAACTAATGtttaatttgaactaaaaccacaacaagaatttagaaacggagggagtagcatctGTTTGCCTCATAAAGTAATGTTCAAGTCAACTATTTGCCCATACTATGTGATATTCCTTCTATGGCAGGAGTATATCGTAGAGGATCTTGAAGGAGCTGATCTAATGCCAGACCTTGATCCTACCCATGTTACAGAGCTGAGGACACTGGGACTATTGAGCATGACTGCATCTAGCATCAGGTAGGCAATTTAACATCTCGTTGATGTACAACATCCTCTTAGCTCAGTCAGTTGTTATGGTGTATATTCTCTACTTGTCTAGAAAATCACTCTTTGCAGCTTATAGGTGTATGCGTAACTGAGTTTCCAGATAGCAATCAGTCTATTAAATTGTTGTCACAAACATTTCACACattctgattttgttttgggcCTCTGCAATTGTTCCCCTTCCACAGTTTATTTTTATGACGGGCAGTCCATTATCAGACCTaaatgtttcttttcttcataATTCAAGCAATTACAGGGTTTCTATATATCTAAAGTGTTTCAAGTCCATTTCTTTTCATATCCATGGTCG includes:
- the LOC100826989 gene encoding uncharacterized protein LOC100826989 isoform X2, with protein sequence MFCCRSYSVSTYPRMGILESSDQVKGCLHPCGKDIPQHSTEDTIKSEDGVSSLPRTCTPLQSEASDLTLCCALDTVLAGNSNGTDPLACGKENSSTGLQSRPDENRMSDAAPLGLDLNIVNSSDAAELNPFFPYKNLGQSKVSGPSECGSTTGATGGTESYRKWEEMKKNGFLSSSHGAAVVPKPRGRPPKRKRDDEPKRSNFTQNEQTKFMKVAAPSGLLSGLNPGIINHVRNSKQVYSIIKAMVRSEKLENASQPVFACQTGERGKEVSERIQDQNMGSLMKCHFMMDGNNTMFHRGLPTTSKYLPEDGRNMKLQLSSTVTVASDRTCSMSADDLESKQDCMTMLSVKAAGVAFQWLELLQQDFRGRLAALKRSRKRVRNALQTELPYLISTEFPENEACTAQSSEAGSTGNKVSEAHVARWRSLFVQMDRTLQEEGRDLENRLKEVQAMLSNCDKGLQHMTCDAPSLGPGPIAELWKLKSPEISESEWAVQAAAASIYSTCNVVMKTGNVPCF
- the LOC100827595 gene encoding uncharacterized protein LOC100827595 isoform X1, with amino-acid sequence MIWVLFIMQLASHGTQSDEATQLVSHCDQAEVSDSQEMLSQPNTAGSSTEYLVSCEIKPVIVEDDNENIDANEETHLVIQDFPQCRICLDNEGDDLIAPCHCKGTQKYVHRSCLDNWRSTKEGFAFSHCTECRAAFLLRANVPPDRWWLRLKFQLLVARDHTLIFFIVQLVVVFLGMLVYRLYGDELREMFGYEEHPYAFYALAILAIILVGLLYGFFIAIICGQRITERHYHVLAKQELTKEYIVEDLEGADLMPDLDPTHVTELRTLGLLSMTASSISNYRVSIYLKCFKSISFHIHGRITGCMETLGRE
- the LOC100827595 gene encoding uncharacterized protein LOC100827595 isoform X3, encoding MIWVLFIMQLASHGTQSDEATQLVSHCDQAEVSDSQEMLSQPNTAGSSTEYLVSCEIKPVIVEDDNENIDANEETHLVIQDFPQCRICLDNEGDDLIAPCHCKGTQKYVHRSCLDNWRSTKEGFAFSHCTECRAAFLLRANVPPDRWWLRLKFQLLVARDHTLIFFIVQLVVVFLGMLVYRLYGDELREMFGYEEHPYAFYALAILAIILVGLLYGFFIAIICGQRITERHYHVLAKQELTKEYIVEDLEGADLMPDLDPTHVTELRTLGLLSMTASSIR
- the LOC100827595 gene encoding uncharacterized protein LOC100827595 isoform X2, which encodes MIWVLFIMQLASHGTQSDEATQLVSHCDQAEVSDSQEMLSQPNTAGSSTEYLVSCEIKPVIVEDDNENIDANEETHLVIQDFPQCRICLDNEGDDLIAPCHCKGTQKYVHRSCLDNWRSTKEGFAFSHCTECRAAFLLRANVPPDRWWLRLKFQLLVARDHTLIFFIVQLVVVFLGMLVYRLYGDELREMFGYEEHPYAFYALAILAIILVGLLYGFFIAIICGQRITERHYHVLAKQELTKEYIVEDLEGADLMPDLDPTHVTELRTLGLLSMTASSIRVSIYLKCFKSISFHIHGRITGCMETLGRE
- the LOC100826989 gene encoding uncharacterized protein LOC100826989 isoform X1, whose product is MGPPGSGSASPPPPPPLAEALGGSVDGAVVDEACGQGSRHVDGSGDPRMGILESSDQVKGCLHPCGKDIPQHSTEDTIKSEDGVSSLPRTCTPLQSEASDLTLCCALDTVLAGNSNGTDPLACGKENSSTGLQSRPDENRMSDAAPLGLDLNIVNSSDAAELNPFFPYKNLGQSKVSGPSECGSTTGATGGTESYRKWEEMKKNGFLSSSHGAAVVPKPRGRPPKRKRDDEPKRSNFTQNEQTKFMKVAAPSGLLSGLNPGIINHVRNSKQVYSIIKAMVRSEKLENASQPVFACQTGERGKEVSERIQDQNMGSLMKCHFMMDGNNTMFHRGLPTTSKYLPEDGRNMKLQLSSTVTVASDRTCSMSADDLESKQDCMTMLSVKAAGVAFQWLELLQQDFRGRLAALKRSRKRVRNALQTELPYLISTEFPENEACTAQSSEAGSTGNKVSEAHVARWRSLFVQMDRTLQEEGRDLENRLKEVQAMLSNCDKGLQHMTCDAPSLGPGPIAELWKLKSPEISESEWAVQAAAASIYSTCNVVMKTGNVPCF